Within Ancylomarina subtilis, the genomic segment AAAGGAGTATTAAACAGTATGGACATAAAAGTTGAGATTATTCCGACTTCCATCGGGAAAAATAAATACTCGGACTATTACAAAAATTTGACACAAAAACTAAATGAAAAAATAAAGCCAGCCCATAACAAATTGTAAATTGCATTGCGGGTGCAGTGGTGTGCGTTGTCTCTGCTCCTTTCTTGACCGTCATGTCCTACCGGACACTGACGCTCTTCGAAATCCGCAACGACAACTTACAAGTGACCGTTACAAACAATTGGGCTATTTCATGTTCTCGCAGGCAAGCTTGTAGCAATTGCTGTTTTATTGAGATAAATTGGTTGATTAGCTTTAAGCTGTTTTTTCTAAAGAGCTTTTGCTTATGATCACGGAAAAGCATTCCTGCATCAGCCTCATTCGCTTTGTCACGAAATTTGCACAGGTAGTCTCGTGTTATCCAATTTGCTTCATTCTGTTTTACCATGGCAAGCTAAGATCTGGCAAAAGCTGTTCCTTTTAACTAGAAGCCAGTAAGGGCTTCGTTCTTTTGCAAAATGCTGTGACTGTTGAAGGCGGCGCAAATTGTCACTTAGCCAGGGTGCATTTGCAGACAAAAGGTGAGTTAATTAGTAGGCTGCAAATTTCCGCGCCAAAGCTGCTTTTATTAGCCAAATTAGACGGGAAGGTTTTTTCTTACACATGAAGGTCTTCAACAGATTTGTAACATGCGCTATATGCCACAGGCGGTGCTTGTTGTAGGTTTTCGAAAGTTTGTGCTTTTAATGGGCACGGCAAAGTAATAGTTATTGAATTGTTATGGTTAAATTCAAAACTAAAATTGTTATCTTGCCTCTTTATAAAATTTGAAACATAAATCACGTAAGGCGCCTGCAGCACATAGCGCCAACCGTTACCAGTAATGCTATTTGGCAATTGCGAACAAAATAAATATAGATGAGACCAAAAGTATCGATATTAGTTGGATCAGGGTTTTCAATACCAGAAGGACTCCCTAGTGTGGGACAATTAAACCAGAGGCTATCCAAAATTGACGAAAGTGAAATTTTAATACATACTGACCAAACCGCAATTTTCTTAAACGGGCAGAATGATCCTAATCGTTGGTCCAGAAGGGATGAAAGAATCTTTCTTCAAGAATTTTTGGAGTTTTACAATGCTGAAGTATTAAAGAAAACAGAAGAGTTTCATTACGAAACATTTTATGACTATTATTCGGGTTACTTAACAAACCGTGAAAACAAGGAAACCATTGAAGATTTTTATAAAAAGTTTAATGATAGACACACCAAAGGAGCAATTATTTATAGAGACTGTTACAATAGAATTTCAGACTTTAATAGAAGCTTCAATCAACTTTTAGCTTCTCAATTACACAAGAAACAGTATTTCGAGGATGTTAGCACTTTAAATTATCCACCATATGATCCATTTATTGGTTTCTTAAAAGATTTACTAAAAACAAATGATGTAAAATTTCATACGCTTAATCATGATTTATTTTTTGACTGGATCGGTAAAAATCATTCAGATCTCTGGCAACATTTCACCGACGGATATCAACTTGAAGGTTCTCCATTTTATGGAACAGTAAGTTATGATTTTAATAGTGGAACAGATAATAAGGTGCATAAGACGTACTATGTGAAGTTAGAACGTTACACAGATAAGTTCGACAAACCTCTATCTTTATTTAAACTTCATGGTAGCATTTACAATACAATCGTTTATACTCCGCAACCTGATCAACAAAGAATACGTCTCAAAGATAATTATGCCATTTCCCAGTTTTACATGGAAACACCTGACCCAAAAACTGGTGAACCTAAACTTGAATACTTATTGGATGAAGTTTCTCCAGATTTTTTAAGTGGAACTACTAACAAAACAAGATTTTATACTAGAGACCCATATTATAAAAATCTCTTCAAACACTTTGAGAATAATTTATCTGAATCAGAGCTGCTTGTAGTTATTGGATATGGTTTTAATGATGGTGGTATTAATGAATATCTTGAAAAGTACTTTCTATCAAGGGGTAAGCATATGGTTATAATAGATCCGTATAAACCCAAGTCACACTTAATTGAAAAATATTCTGCGACATATATACCTAAAGGAGTAACTCAAGTAACATATCAAGAATATATGGAGCTAATTCCTGCTGAGTTAAACCCTGTA encodes:
- a CDS encoding SIR2 family protein, with product MRPKVSILVGSGFSIPEGLPSVGQLNQRLSKIDESEILIHTDQTAIFLNGQNDPNRWSRRDERIFLQEFLEFYNAEVLKKTEEFHYETFYDYYSGYLTNRENKETIEDFYKKFNDRHTKGAIIYRDCYNRISDFNRSFNQLLASQLHKKQYFEDVSTLNYPPYDPFIGFLKDLLKTNDVKFHTLNHDLFFDWIGKNHSDLWQHFTDGYQLEGSPFYGTVSYDFNSGTDNKVHKTYYVKLERYTDKFDKPLSLFKLHGSIYNTIVYTPQPDQQRIRLKDNYAISQFYMETPDPKTGEPKLEYLLDEVSPDFLSGTTNKTRFYTRDPYYKNLFKHFENNLSESELLVVIGYGFNDGGINEYLEKYFLSRGKHMVIIDPYKPKSHLIEKYSATYIPKGVTQVTYQEYMELIPAELNPVNK